A region of the Drosophila subobscura isolate 14011-0131.10 chromosome J, UCBerk_Dsub_1.0, whole genome shotgun sequence genome:
cgcgAGTAACAGAATACATCTAAAAACAACCTTTatcctgtttgttgcggccttaaagccaacaatttatttttttctgaagacatcatgtgtgttttcagaaatttgtctaaaaagttaatttgttcatttgttgttcatttgtatttgtatttaattatacccggtactcgaagagtaaatagggtatattgtatttgtgcacaaagtgaatgtatgtaacgcacagaaggaaacgtctccgaccccataaagtatatatattcttgatcagcatcaatagccgagtcgattgagccatgtctgtctgtccgtccgtctgtccgtctgtccgtccgtcttgttgagcgcctggatctcagagaccataagagctagagccaccaaattttgcatccatacttctgtgtgctcacactgttacaagtgtatttcaaaaaagagccacgcccccttccgcctccgcaaaagggcgaaaacctcccaaatctacaattttgaagatagcagaaaactaaaaaaggcattccgtagggaatgaccatatctatcagatcaccaaattgggatccgattggatcattattatagccacaatgaagaataATTTTAAGTGGCCAAaaccaccccgtcccgcagcttatagcagcacactctgcttcgcgcagtttatggcctctgccgctgcccctgccgcgactctgccctgactctgcagtgtgtgtttctaggggagggtggcgagctaaaggagcgttttggcgtgagtagtgttgttgacgtagatgacagatgaagaaaaaatgtaaaatttgacaaataaccgaacattgtagtactgagtgccgggtataaaagttgtgacgcgtaagaagcgtctcacacgtcccttctcgttgttcaGTTACAAGAAGATGAGAAATAAGTAGAAGGAACGAACATAGTGGAGTAtccaaatacatatgtatgtatgtatatatgtatgtatatataaacatacatacatactttcATATAGAATATTATTTGATGCATTTATCCCACCCAGAAAATTTGGTCAGCACTGGCGTCTCTGTCTGAGTCTGTAGAAGCAAAACACGCGCGGAaggtttttatatttttcacttTGGATGAAAAGGTAAGTttcgtttattgtttttttggaactcgttttttaaatttttaaatacatattctCAACTTCGTGACACAATTTTATAGATTcctgccacaaaatgaaaatcgaatAAAAAACCCAGACCGACACGTACCGATTCGTTTTTGATACCCAGTACTAACAGGAACTGTAATTATTTTCCCTCCCAAATCAGCGGAATTATTTACAAATATGcattaatatgtatgtatgtgtgtacatactatgtacatgaACGCTTAAACTTAACTCAACTTGACGATCTCATAAGCCCCATCAAATGACTATTATGCAACTTTAGTTTAGCACGGCTTCAACAGAGCACTCCAGCAGGGGATtatcttctttctttttgaaGCGGCCGTAGAAAAATCTGCCGGAGATGCGGTAGTCGCCTAGATAAAAGAAAGAGGGGACGTAGCTGGCGTCCAACGTCCAGCCGTGTAGATAGTAGTAGCCCTTCCCGATGGGACAGCTCGTGGCAAAGTTGCCCACCTTGAGCATGGACGTGAACCACCGCCTATAGATCGACTCTTGGGCCCCTCTGATTAGGGAACAGTAGTTTATATCGTGCTGGAATATACTCTGGTAGGGCTTGCCCTTGGTTAGGCGGAACTCGAAGCCCAAGTGCGCCTTTAGTCCCTGCGAAAGGGTCGAAACAAGCACCATATCCATTAACAGTTTGGTGTTAATTATCTGCATCGTGAAATTAGAGAATATCTGCCGGTTGTATCTGCAGTTTCCCGTCTTGAAGGTCATTTTGCTGGCCTGTAAATTGCATCGATAGATGGCCAGCTCATCCGTAAGATATAAACTGGATATACTTACCAGACCACTTTCACATAGGGCTTccaaagccataaaaatcacaaaTTTTTGACCAAGTTTGGGGACAAACATTGCTGGATGATGTCAACGGGAACTTTGCCAATGAGGCAAACATTTGTAACCAACGATATTACGGTCTATTAATGGGGTTGTTATTGAAACAACGGGATTGATTGATAGATCGGAATACTTTGATACTACTAATTACCATTGCGTGTtactttaatttttaatttttttgcattgatgCCTCCACAGTGCACTGGATAAGGAATATCCGGCTCTTGGTGTGATACTTTCCGTAGTAGACCAGAGCCCGAAGGCGATAATCACCGTTCAGGAGGTACGAGGGCACCAGACCCATATCCACATGATAGCCCTTGAGATAGTAAGGTCCGGGCGGAATGGGACAGTTCTCCATAAAGTTGCTGTTCTTGGCCAAGCTCTTGATCCAGCGTCGGAAAAGCGATTCCTTAAGGCTCGAGAGCAGCTCACAGTAGTCCGTGTCGGTCTGGACCAGGCTCTgaaactttttggcattcgTCAGCCGTAGCTGGACATCTATGTGACCCCGGAAGCCTGTCTTAAGGCCCTGTTCCAGATATATATCCGCCGTGATGGTGTTGTTGGCGAAGGTCACGTTCAGGGTTCTGAAATACTTTGGGTTCTTCTCACATTGGAGGCGGCTCAAGCTCACCGAACTGGGCTGGCAATGAAAAAGAGGCTGTTGGATCCTGCTCTCGGGTTATTTAATTTCTCCTCCAATGCTTACCTGAGCCATTGGCAGGGCTAGGAAGAGAACTAGGATGAATGCGTTCTCTGACATAACTGCTCCCTATTTGAGGTCTCAGTGCAATGGAAAGCGACTTTTATTGTTCGATTTGTGGTTTTGTTGCACGCGCATTCGATTTGCTAATTGGTTTTAAATTACTCTGAAATTGCTCATTGGGAAttggtttatttatagatGTTGGTATTTACATATACTCGTTTTATCTAAGAGCCAATTTTAGGTACCAATCTATGCTGCCTTCATAACCGCATAGATGTCTATGTCGAGGACAAAGTCCTCATGTCTGGTTTTGTGCTTCCCGTAGAAAAAGTGGCAGAACACGCGATAATCGCCGGCCATCAGGTAGTGCGGGACCAGTTGGGAGTCTAGCTTCCAGTTGCGCAGGAAGTAATGTCCTGGAGGCACTGGGCAATTAGTCATGAAGTTGCCGTGCTCGAGGATGCTTTGGAACCAGCTCTTGAACATACTAGACTTCACCGACGAGACCACAGCGCAGATGTCCAGGACGTAAGCGAAGAGCCGTTGGTAACTCTTTCTCTTATCCAGGCTGATTTGCACGTCCATGAGGACCTTGAGGCCCCGAGAAATCGTCCTGGGCGTCACCATGTCCAAATACAGGGTATTGTTGACGATTTCCAGGGTGAAGTTGTTGAAGTGTTTCTCATTGAATCTACACTTGCCCGTCTGGAAGAGAAAAGTGGACTgtggaaaaaaatgtatgttatTCGTGCCGACTCTACCAGGAATTACTTACTGCCTGCGTAGTGACCAAATGGTGGAAGGAAAGCAGCGTTATAATTGTGCATAGTTTCAACATTTCCCCGCTAATGACGGCTGCAAAATGagaattgaaaaatatttttctctcGACCACTCATTGAACTGCGTTCCAGACTAAATTGATTATAATTGATGCCACGGATTAAAATTGTGAATTGTGGGTCACACATCTAAACACATTTCCGGCCTTGAAATGCCGGTGGAATGTAACTTTTTAGCAGGAGTATCTTTAACTTCTGAAGGATTTCGGACTTCCGACTAGCTTAGTGTCTGCGTTTCAAGCAGAGCCCATTAGATTCTGGTTTCTAGTGGCTCCAGGAATTCCTTCTTTCACATTTCACTTCCGATCACTGTGAAATGGGGCACTGGACTTAGTTGAGGAGTACGTATAGACTTTGCACCTTATACCagatttttaattgttaaccAAATGCAGTGTAAGTCCGCAGAGCTATTCCTAATAAATCTATTACTTCGACACCATCGCGTAGATGTCCATGTCGAGGGCAAACTCGTCATGGTTGGTCTTCTGCTTGCCGTAGAAAAAGTGCACCAATACGCGATAGTCGCCGGGCATCAGATAGTTCGGCACCAGTTGTGAATCCAGTTTCCAGTTGCGCAGGAAGTAATGGCCCTCGGGCACTGGGCAGTTGGCCATAAAGTTTCCGTGCTTGCGCATGCTCTCGAACCAGCTCTTAAAAATGCTGGTCTTTACCGAGGAGACAACGCTGCAGGCATCCAGGATGTGAGCGAAGAGCCGCTGGTAGCTCTTCCCCATGTCAAGGCTGATCTGGACATCGATTAGGACCTTTAGGCCACGTGGAATAGTCCTGGGAGTCACCATGTCCAAGTCCAAGGTGTTGTTGACGATGGTCATCGTGAAGTTATCAAAATACTTCTCATTGAATCTGCACTTGCCCGTCTGGAAGATAAAGCTTGACTGGGACACAAGTCCCTGTAATCCCTGCACGCTAGCGATCTCATCGATCTTCCATGCAATACTCACAGCCTGCGTGGCCACCAAATGGTGGAAGAAAAGCAGCGAAATAATTGTGAATAATTTCAACATTTCCCTGCCAGTGACAATTTCAGAATGAGACTCGATACATAATTTGGTGACTGAACTGAAAGAATTATACTAAATTGATTATAATTGAAGGCCGCAGTAAAATTGATGGGTTATATGTCACTTGTCGgttattttatttcaacaaAGAAGGCGCATGCGATCACAAAGTCCCTAGTTTTTCGCTTATCCTGATACTGTGTCATGTTGAATGTCACCTTATATTGTCCCGCATACAGGAAAGTGGGAAGAAATAGcgtgttgtagttgtagtccTTCAGATAGTAGTGGCTGGGCTGCACGGGACAGTATCGCGGAAAGTTACCCGCCTCGAAGAGGGTGGAAAACCATCGCTTGAACATGCTGCTCTTCTTCAGGGCCAGTATGCTGCACATGTCCAGCGAGTACTGGAAGATCCTCTTGTACTCCCTAGACTTCTGAAGGCTTATGAGGAACCCCAAGTCCATCGTGATGCCCTTGTCTAAAGTACGTAGCAGGAATGTGTCGAAATATACCCTGGAATTCTTAACCACAAGTGACACGTTCGAAAGGTAGCTCCGATTGAAGTCGCTGCATACACTATctatcatttttattttacccATCTGGAAGGTGTTTCTTATAGTGCAAGTCGTCTAGGGCGTAGAAATATTTACCACATCTgacacaataaaaaaaaaccaaaaaatgagCACGAATCGTACGGAATTACGGAATTTCATTTAtcttttctatatttatgtCAAATGCTGACTGAACCCCAAGTCCAAAAAGTTTCAGACTTAAGCGGGTGGTTACGCCCGAAACGTTTAAAATAATTGAGAATGGAGATCCATCCCAAATTGAGGTAAACAATTTTACGCATTTAAGAGCTGTTTCAAAATTGATTCAAGGTAGAATTTGGACCATGTTTTCCCaacgattttcatttttaattttcattgtgaaatcaaacaaaacatttaatggATGCACCGATTGTGGgagaaacaataatttatgctAATGACAAATGCTCATTAGGCCATGGCTGCGATAGCCTATCAGTGTTTTCCGAGCCACAATTAAGTCTATTTTGGGTTGAACCAAGCCAAATGGAATTAGTTTCTCGCACAGTAGTGAAATATGAATATCCGAAAGTATTCCCAGTTAATAATTATACTATGGGCCTGGACTCTTCAAGGTGTTCGTGTGAGTGTAATAAAGTTTAAATGgtttaaataattacaaaacaatttaCTACTTTCTTTagaaaaatttgaatattcagAGTGCCAAGTGCGACTACAACGGAAAATATATCGAGAGCTTCAATATATCAGCTATTTAAAACCGAGTCTCTTGTGAGTTGCAGACCAAAGTGAGGATCCCATCGGGAGTAATGTTTTACATGGGCCTTGAAAGGGGCGTGAGCCCTGTGGGACCCTACAATTCATTTTTCCAATACATTTTCCAATATTGCAAGACGATCGTCTCTTATCGCAGTAACTTGTTCAAGAGATGGGCCCTCAGCCTGCTCAAGAACGGACAGTTTCCTAGGAGGTGCCCTTGGTCGACAGGCACGTATTATCTCACGGACTGGCAGCTAAGTGACGATCTCGTACCCCAATTCATAGTCCCAGGATACTATCGGAGTAAAATTATATCCCATCTGGGAAGCTTGGGTGGAAAAAACTACGTAATATTGGTCGAATGTGTGATTATAtccaaattgatttgattagAGTGATTTTAAAACTCTTAAAATAAAGAATGAAGACACAAATAAGCTGGACAAGTACTTAAATTATCTTAtcacaataaacaaaaattaaatattcaaactTTAAGCTCAGGTGCGCTATTCCCTGAGCTTTAATCCGCAACTTCTGGCGGACAGTCAGACAGTCAGTCATTCGTGTAGGGCTCATCTCATCCGAAATGCAGTCAACGTGTCTATGTTTATCCAGCGTGTGGTCGCCTTCCAGCTCCTACCCGGGGCGCCTATGTGAACGAACCACTGCAGAAAACAATTGCACGTAATTCTGCTTACGTTGTAACATTGCTACAATGCACGGATTGGGATGGCacggaaaaaagaaaacctgCCTTACCATTTGATGGAGCCCtctgtttttctgtatttttgtacCCCCGTGCTTCCCTTCCTGTGGTTGCGACAGTCTGATGGCCAGACAGAGTGACAAAGAGGCAAAAAGCCAGCCAGACGGAGGAGAGAATGACAAACGAATAGTCAGACTGCCTGACAGACAGTTGGGCTGTCAGACGTCGACCTATGCGCTTGATCAGAATCGGGTCTGTCGAAACTAAGGCGCCATTTTCAATTGTCCAACGTTGTCTCGGCCTAAGCCCGAACTCCCGAGTTCCCCGTTTACCAGCAACCAGTTCCTGGTGTTGGCCAAATAAATGTCTTGACttctttctccttttgtttctctgtttgtCCCTCTTTCGGCTTTCACTCCGTAACTGCCGGTCGCCTGACTGCGTGGCCTTCCTTCTGCTGGCAGCCTTAGTGACTGCCTTCATGCCTTCCTTCCTGTACCCGTGTGCCTGcatattgcatttatttacataGGCCTGGTCTGACTTTTGATTTTAAGCTctttcgctctgctctgc
Encoded here:
- the LOC117894675 gene encoding uncharacterized protein LOC117894675, coding for MTFKTGNCRYNRQIFSNFTMQIINTKLLMDMVLVSTLSQGLKAHLGFEFRLTKGKPYQSIFQHDINYCSLIRGAQESIYRRWFTSMLKVGNFATSCPIGKGYYYLHGWTLDASYVPSFFYLGDYRISGRFFYGRFKKKEDNPLLECSVEAVLN
- the LOC117893224 gene encoding uncharacterized protein LOC117893224, which encodes MSENAFILVLFLALPMAQPSSVSLSRLQCEKNPKYFRTLNVTFANNTITADIYLEQGLKTGFRGHIDVQLRLTNAKKFQSLVQTDTDYCELLSSLKESLFRRWIKSLAKNSNFMENCPIPPGPYYLKGYHVDMGLVPSYLLNGDYRLRALVYYGKYHTKSRIFLIQCTVEASMQKN
- the LOC117893225 gene encoding uncharacterized protein LOC117893225 is translated as MCLDRKIFFNSHFAAVISGEMLKLCTIITLLSFHHLVTTQATGKCRFNEKHFNNFTLEIVNNTLYLDMVTPRTISRGLKVLMDVQISLDKRKSYQRLFAYVLDICAVVSSVKSSMFKSWFQSILEHGNFMTNCPVPPGHYFLRNWKLDSQLVPHYLMAGDYRVFCHFFYGKHKTRHEDFVLDIDIYAVMKAA
- the LOC117894628 gene encoding uncharacterized protein LOC117894628, giving the protein MLKLFTIISLLFFHHLVATQATGKCRFNEKYFDNFTMTIVNNTLDLDMVTPRTIPRGLKVLIDVQISLDMGKSYQRLFAHILDACSVVSSVKTSIFKSWFESMRKHGNFMANCPVPEGHYFLRNWKLDSQLVPNYLMPGDYRVLVHFFYGKQKTNHDEFALDMDIYAMVSK
- the LOC117893228 gene encoding uncharacterized protein LOC117893228, which gives rise to MGKIKMIDSVCSDFNRSYLSNVSLVVKNSRVYFDTFLLRTLDKGITMDLGFLISLQKSREYKRIFQYSLDMCSILALKKSSMFKRWFSTLFEAGNFPRYCPVQPSHYYLKDYNYNTLFLPTFLYAGQYKVTFNMTQYQDKRKTRDFVIACAFFVEIK